The following proteins are co-located in the Vibrio azureus genome:
- a CDS encoding protein-glutamate methylesterase/protein-glutamine glutaminase has product MAIKVLVVDDSSFFRRRVSEIINSDPRLEVMDVAVNGREAVEKAKSLRPDVITMDIEMPVMDGITAVREIMSSSPTPILMFSSLTQDGAKATLEALDAGALDFLPKKFEDIARNRDEATSLLQQRVTQIAAKRAFMRRPIVKPTITTEKSAVDRPMMERSIPRSSTTPAATPHRAASNKFRASGKKYRLTAIGTSTGGPVALQKILTRLPVNYPHPILLVQHMPATFTEAFASRLNSLCKIQVKEACDGDVLQAGVAYLAPGGKQMMVDGRAGAARLRIIDGGERMNYKPCVDVTFGSAAKVFGEHVLSMVLTGMGADGREGARMLKAAGSTIWAQDEESCVVYGMPQAVAKAGISSEDLPLERIAERILVEVGLG; this is encoded by the coding sequence ATGGCGATTAAAGTACTGGTTGTTGATGACTCAAGTTTTTTCCGTCGTCGGGTGAGTGAGATTATTAACTCAGATCCACGCCTTGAGGTGATGGATGTCGCAGTGAATGGCAGAGAAGCGGTAGAAAAAGCCAAGTCACTGAGGCCTGATGTCATTACGATGGACATTGAAATGCCAGTGATGGATGGCATTACTGCTGTACGTGAGATCATGTCATCATCCCCTACGCCTATCTTGATGTTTTCTTCTCTGACACAAGATGGAGCCAAGGCAACGCTAGAAGCCTTAGATGCTGGGGCTTTGGACTTCCTACCCAAGAAGTTCGAAGATATTGCTCGAAACCGTGACGAAGCAACATCGCTGTTACAGCAGCGTGTTACCCAAATCGCAGCGAAACGTGCTTTCATGCGTCGACCAATAGTAAAGCCGACGATTACCACAGAAAAAAGCGCGGTCGACCGCCCAATGATGGAGCGTTCCATACCACGCTCCAGCACAACGCCTGCTGCTACGCCTCATCGTGCAGCGTCGAATAAATTTAGAGCATCAGGTAAAAAATATCGCCTCACTGCCATCGGGACATCAACAGGTGGGCCGGTCGCGTTGCAGAAGATACTGACACGATTGCCAGTCAACTATCCGCACCCTATTTTGCTGGTCCAACATATGCCTGCCACTTTTACTGAGGCGTTTGCGAGCCGTTTGAATTCATTATGTAAGATTCAAGTGAAAGAAGCTTGTGATGGTGACGTGCTTCAAGCCGGTGTTGCCTATTTGGCCCCGGGCGGTAAGCAAATGATGGTCGATGGAAGAGCAGGAGCCGCTCGGCTGCGTATCATCGATGGCGGTGAACGAATGAATTACAAGCCTTGTGTTGATGTGACCTTTGGTTCAGCAGCAAAAGTGTTCGGCGAACATGTCTTGTCGATGGTACTGACTGGTATGGGTGCAGATGGGCGTGAAGGGGCGAGAATGCTAAAAGCAGCAGGCTCGACCATTTGGGCGCAAGATGAAGAAAGCTGTGTTGTGTATGGTATGCCACAAGCTGTAGCGAAAGCTGGGATCTCATCTGAAGATCTACCGCTTGAACGTATTGCTGAGCGTATTTTAGTTGAAGTGGGCTTGGGATAG
- a CDS encoding RNA polymerase sigma factor FliA, which translates to MSSPITYDQHGKLNSQQAFIQRYSVLVKRIAHHLLGRLPPSVQVDDLIQAGMIGLLEAQQNYDGSKGASFETYAGIRIRGAMLDDIRKGDWVPRSVHKHNREVNQAIAELESLLNRDPTDAEVAAHLEMSLEQYHSVLTDINGAKLVGIEDLGVSDDVISPVDDSDDSNPFQGVADESFRQALVDSIKQLPEREALVLSLYYDEELNLKEIGEVLGVSESRVSQILSQSMQRLRTKLSAWTQND; encoded by the coding sequence GTGAGTAGCCCGATTACATATGATCAACATGGTAAATTGAATAGCCAGCAAGCCTTTATTCAGCGTTACTCTGTGTTGGTTAAACGTATTGCTCACCATTTGTTGGGTCGTTTACCTCCTAGTGTTCAGGTGGATGATTTAATCCAAGCTGGTATGATTGGCCTTTTAGAAGCTCAACAGAACTATGATGGTTCTAAGGGTGCGAGCTTTGAAACCTACGCTGGGATTAGAATTCGCGGTGCAATGCTGGATGATATTCGCAAGGGTGATTGGGTTCCTCGATCTGTACACAAACACAACCGCGAGGTTAATCAAGCGATTGCTGAATTAGAAAGTCTCTTAAATCGAGACCCGACTGATGCAGAAGTCGCCGCACATCTCGAAATGTCTCTAGAGCAGTACCATAGTGTTCTGACCGACATAAACGGTGCAAAGTTGGTGGGTATTGAAGATTTAGGTGTCTCTGATGATGTAATATCACCAGTAGACGATAGTGATGACAGTAATCCTTTCCAAGGGGTTGCAGATGAATCATTCCGCCAAGCGCTTGTTGATTCGATCAAGCAGCTGCCCGAGAGAGAAGCATTAGTTCTTTCGTTGTACTATGACGAAGAGCTCAATTTAAAGGAAATTGGTGAGGTATTAGGGGTGAGTGAATCTCGAGTAAGCCAGATACTGAGCCAATCAATGCAACGTTTGCGCACCAAGCTGAGTGCGTGGACACAAAATGACTAA
- the cheY gene encoding chemotaxis response regulator CheY gives MKILIVDDFSTMRRIVKNLLRDLGFNNTQEADDGLTALPMLKKGDFDFVVTDWNMPGMQGIDLLKHIRADASLKHLPVLMITAEAKREQIIEAAQAGVNGYIVKPFTAATLKEKLDKVFERL, from the coding sequence ATGAAGATCCTTATTGTTGATGACTTTTCAACAATGCGACGTATTGTAAAAAACCTACTTCGTGACTTGGGTTTCAATAATACCCAAGAGGCGGATGATGGCTTGACGGCATTACCTATGCTGAAAAAGGGCGATTTTGACTTTGTCGTTACGGATTGGAATATGCCAGGAATGCAAGGGATCGACTTACTTAAGCACATTCGTGCAGATGCATCTTTGAAGCACCTTCCAGTTCTAATGATCACCGCAGAAGCGAAACGCGAGCAGATCATTGAAGCTGCCCAAGCTGGGGTTAATGGATATATCGTTAAACCCTTTACAGCTGCGACATTGAAAGAAAAACTAGATAAAGTGTTTGAGCGTTTATAA
- a CDS encoding heme ABC transporter permease: MWKWLHPYAKPETAYQLSGQLLPWFAGLALVCLSVGTIWGLAFAPSDYQQGDSYRIIYIHVPAAIWSMGVYLSMAIAAFIGFVWQVRLAELAALAMAPIGAVFTFIALLTGAIWGKPMWGTWWEWDARLTSELILLFLYLGVIALYHAFDDQKSAAKAAGILAMVGVINLPIIHFSVEWWNTLHQGATITKFEKPSISPSMFWPLLLNIFGFAFFFAAVTMIRFRNEIINKESHRPWVRKLAIEKTQ; encoded by the coding sequence ATGTGGAAATGGTTACATCCTTACGCCAAGCCTGAAACCGCTTACCAATTGAGTGGTCAACTCCTCCCTTGGTTTGCTGGATTAGCACTTGTCTGTTTGTCGGTTGGAACTATTTGGGGATTAGCTTTTGCCCCATCAGATTATCAACAGGGTGACAGCTACCGAATTATCTATATCCATGTTCCAGCCGCGATTTGGTCGATGGGAGTTTACTTATCCATGGCCATTGCTGCTTTTATTGGTTTTGTATGGCAAGTACGGCTTGCTGAGTTAGCGGCTTTAGCAATGGCTCCAATTGGTGCAGTGTTTACTTTCATCGCTCTTTTGACGGGAGCGATATGGGGAAAGCCAATGTGGGGAACCTGGTGGGAATGGGATGCTCGCTTAACGTCAGAACTCATACTTCTCTTTCTCTATCTTGGCGTTATTGCTTTGTATCATGCGTTTGATGATCAAAAATCGGCAGCGAAAGCCGCGGGAATTTTAGCGATGGTTGGGGTAATTAATTTACCGATCATTCACTTTTCGGTGGAATGGTGGAATACCCTTCATCAAGGAGCAACGATCACAAAATTTGAGAAACCATCAATTTCACCCAGTATGTTTTGGCCTTTATTACTCAATATTTTTGGCTTTGCTTTCTTCTTTGCCGCTGTCACCATGATTCGCTTCCGCAATGAAATCATTAATAAAGAAAGTCATCGTCCTTGGGTACGTAAACTTGCGATTGAAAAAACTCAGTGA
- a CDS encoding chemotaxis protein CheA translates to MSYDLDEDILQDFLIEAGEILELLSEQLVELENNPEDKDLLNAIFRGFHTVKGGAGFLSLAELVDTCHGAENVFDVLRNGQRSVTPSLMDTMLKALDTVNLQFQAVQEQQPLEAAAPDLLDELHRLCKPESEDEVATVVEASVVTPEPIIAETPSEPVVAQTSSSVSALDEITQDEFDKLLDELHGKGSGPIGSSPVSPKPTETNIPAEIDNGDITDDEFENLLDELHGIGKSPSNANSSPAVPVDEPKNHAALDSSSSDSHSGDTDLMSDDEFEKLLDELHGSGKGPSVEELEFATKPASANLAPQPEPKTELSQPVAKEAPVAKAAPKIVAAKEEAKATASPAKKTQAEATVRVDTSTLDTIMNMVGELVLVRNRLLSLGLNSNDEEMSKAVANLDVVTADLQGAVMKTRMQPIKKVFGRFPRVVRDLARNLNKDIVLEMRGEETDLDKNLVEALADPLIHLVRNSVDHGIEMPDDREKAGKSRTGKVTLSASQEGDHIDLAIVDDGGGMDPEKLRGIAVKRGMMDEDAAARLTNKECFNLIFAPGFSSKDKISDISGRGVGMDVVKTAINTLNGSIDIDSELGKGTKITIKVPLTLAILPTLMVGVGGNPFALPLASVNEIFHLDLSRTNVVDGQLTIIVRDKSIPLFYLQNWLTSKSPQVEKRQGHGHVVIVQIGSQRVGFVVDTLIGQEEVVIKPLDNLLQGTPGMAGATITSDGHIALILDVPDLLKQYAAASRI, encoded by the coding sequence ATGAGCTACGATTTAGATGAAGATATTCTTCAAGACTTTCTGATAGAAGCAGGAGAAATCCTTGAGCTTCTCTCTGAACAGCTAGTTGAGTTGGAAAATAATCCGGAAGACAAAGATCTCCTCAATGCAATTTTCCGCGGCTTTCATACAGTAAAGGGCGGTGCAGGCTTTTTGTCGTTAGCAGAGTTGGTTGATACCTGTCATGGTGCAGAGAACGTCTTTGATGTACTGCGAAATGGCCAGCGTTCAGTTACCCCAAGCCTAATGGACACAATGCTCAAAGCACTAGATACGGTTAACTTGCAATTCCAGGCGGTACAAGAACAGCAACCACTTGAAGCTGCAGCCCCTGATTTATTGGATGAATTACATCGCTTGTGTAAACCAGAATCTGAGGATGAAGTTGCAACGGTCGTAGAAGCATCAGTCGTCACGCCAGAACCCATTATCGCTGAAACACCATCCGAGCCTGTTGTCGCGCAAACGAGCAGTAGCGTCAGTGCGCTTGATGAGATTACTCAAGACGAATTTGATAAGTTATTAGATGAGTTACATGGTAAAGGCAGTGGACCCATTGGTTCATCGCCCGTTTCACCAAAGCCAACCGAGACGAATATCCCGGCCGAAATTGACAATGGCGATATTACCGATGATGAGTTCGAAAATTTACTCGATGAACTTCATGGCATTGGTAAAAGCCCTTCTAATGCGAATAGCTCACCAGCAGTACCTGTGGATGAACCGAAAAATCATGCAGCACTAGACAGTAGCTCAAGTGATAGTCATTCCGGTGACACTGACTTAATGTCGGACGACGAATTTGAAAAACTGTTAGATGAGTTACATGGCTCAGGTAAAGGGCCATCTGTGGAAGAGTTGGAATTTGCAACCAAGCCAGCATCGGCGAATTTAGCTCCTCAACCTGAACCTAAAACAGAGCTGTCTCAACCCGTTGCAAAAGAAGCGCCTGTCGCTAAGGCTGCGCCTAAAATAGTGGCAGCAAAAGAAGAGGCAAAAGCGACGGCTTCACCAGCGAAGAAAACACAAGCTGAAGCAACGGTTCGTGTTGATACATCAACGCTAGACACAATCATGAATATGGTCGGCGAGCTGGTTTTAGTTCGTAACCGCCTGCTGAGTCTTGGTTTGAACAGCAATGATGAAGAAATGTCTAAAGCAGTGGCCAACCTTGATGTCGTCACGGCGGATCTCCAGGGGGCTGTGATGAAAACACGCATGCAGCCAATCAAAAAGGTATTTGGGCGTTTCCCTCGTGTTGTTCGTGATTTGGCGCGTAACTTAAATAAAGACATTGTTTTAGAAATGCGCGGTGAAGAAACAGACCTAGACAAAAACTTGGTTGAAGCCTTAGCCGATCCCTTGATTCACTTAGTGAGAAACTCTGTCGATCATGGCATTGAAATGCCTGATGACCGCGAAAAAGCAGGCAAATCTCGCACCGGTAAAGTCACGTTATCTGCTTCCCAAGAAGGTGACCATATCGACTTGGCCATTGTTGACGATGGCGGAGGCATGGACCCAGAAAAATTGCGCGGCATTGCAGTGAAACGCGGTATGATGGATGAAGATGCCGCTGCCCGTTTAACCAATAAAGAGTGTTTTAATCTGATCTTTGCACCGGGTTTCTCCAGTAAAGACAAAATCTCAGACATTTCTGGTCGCGGCGTAGGTATGGACGTTGTAAAAACAGCGATCAATACTTTAAATGGCTCGATTGATATTGATTCCGAGTTGGGTAAAGGAACCAAAATCACCATTAAAGTACCACTGACTCTTGCTATTCTACCAACACTTATGGTCGGTGTGGGTGGCAATCCTTTTGCGTTACCACTGGCATCTGTGAATGAAATCTTCCATTTAGACCTCAGTCGAACCAATGTGGTTGATGGGCAGCTAACAATCATTGTGCGCGATAAATCCATACCATTGTTTTATTTACAGAACTGGTTGACTTCTAAGTCGCCTCAAGTAGAAAAACGACAGGGTCATGGCCATGTTGTTATTGTCCAAATCGGCAGTCAACGTGTTGGGTTTGTTGTAGATACATTAATCGGACAGGAAGAAGTCGTTATTAAGCCGTTGGATAATCTTTTACAAGGAACTCCAGGAATGGCTGGAGCAACAATAACCAGTGACGGTCACATCGCATTGATTCTTGATGTGCCAGATTTACTCAAGCAGTACGCTGCAGCTTCGCGCATTTAA
- a CDS encoding DUF2802 domain-containing protein gives MSDYSSLNLPFIVGGLSLVFIVLLLFMLRIKAGLRKQLEQQRIKAQHSDKECQKLGKQLLELRSVVVGLGHKITEQQNELQHLKERTRELEHADTDGRLYSRASKMVQLGADINELIEECELPKAEAELMLSLQKKLAGEEKIPPLSGQPFDDSPRRPRGRRK, from the coding sequence ATGTCTGACTACTCTTCTTTGAATCTACCGTTTATCGTTGGCGGTCTATCATTGGTATTCATCGTGCTCCTTCTATTTATGTTACGCATTAAAGCAGGGCTACGAAAACAGCTAGAGCAGCAGCGTATCAAAGCACAACATAGTGACAAAGAATGCCAGAAGCTGGGTAAACAGCTGTTGGAATTACGTTCTGTCGTTGTGGGGCTCGGCCATAAGATCACAGAACAGCAAAATGAATTGCAGCACCTAAAAGAGCGTACTCGAGAGCTCGAACATGCGGATACAGATGGACGTCTTTATAGCAGAGCTTCCAAAATGGTCCAATTGGGTGCCGACATCAATGAATTGATAGAGGAGTGTGAGCTGCCAAAAGCAGAGGCAGAACTCATGCTTTCTCTTCAAAAGAAATTAGCTGGTGAAGAAAAAATTCCTCCTTTAAGTGGTCAACCTTTTGACGACTCTCCTCGGCGCCCCAGAGGACGACGTAAATAA
- a CDS encoding chemotaxis protein CheW encodes MNNNDILSSEQALDDYFHALLDEETIMQEELDVDALHQHAPEPELQEQRQHSTLNRKSYDETYAPEVDRPNLEGVQRLLKQLESQDSVAESKVDNVPVQSKTELKSKQDVDLVSVAEEIQEWDTSEVELSTASLVQPETSTVQHEAELVEVSSLDSDDSVATTLEKQPEAQATPVESWQSTHRSEDFQVLYFEVNSITFAVPLDELGGIHQITELSHLIGRPAWYLGLQTSREQQFDVVDTAKWVMADKLVNEDYKDNYQYIVMLGESMWGLASHQLMGTEKLSADNVRWREKAGKRPWLAGMVKEKMCALIHVEALIDMLNAGLDVKAMN; translated from the coding sequence ATGAACAATAACGATATCCTTTCAAGTGAACAGGCTCTTGATGATTATTTTCATGCCCTATTGGATGAAGAGACAATCATGCAAGAAGAGCTTGACGTGGATGCTCTGCACCAACATGCGCCAGAGCCAGAGCTACAAGAACAACGGCAACATTCTACACTTAACCGGAAGTCATACGATGAAACCTACGCACCTGAAGTAGACCGACCAAACTTAGAAGGTGTGCAGCGTTTACTAAAACAGCTTGAGTCGCAAGACTCTGTGGCTGAAAGTAAAGTGGACAATGTTCCTGTACAAAGCAAGACCGAACTGAAAAGTAAACAGGATGTGGATCTTGTAAGCGTCGCAGAAGAAATCCAAGAATGGGATACGTCGGAGGTTGAGCTTTCGACTGCATCGTTAGTTCAACCTGAAACTTCCACTGTCCAGCATGAGGCTGAGTTAGTCGAAGTAAGCTCGTTGGATTCAGATGACTCAGTTGCGACGACTTTGGAAAAGCAACCGGAAGCACAAGCAACACCCGTTGAAAGCTGGCAAAGTACTCATCGAAGTGAAGATTTTCAAGTCTTGTACTTTGAAGTAAACAGCATCACGTTTGCTGTACCACTCGATGAGTTAGGCGGTATTCACCAGATAACAGAGCTGAGCCACCTTATTGGCCGACCTGCATGGTATTTAGGTCTTCAAACGAGTCGAGAGCAGCAGTTTGATGTTGTCGACACGGCAAAATGGGTCATGGCAGACAAGCTTGTTAATGAAGACTATAAAGATAATTACCAATACATTGTTATGCTCGGTGAGAGCATGTGGGGGTTAGCGAGTCACCAACTTATGGGAACTGAAAAGCTCAGTGCTGATAATGTTCGTTGGCGAGAGAAGGCCGGTAAGCGACCTTGGCTAGCAGGTATGGTGAAAGAAAAAATGTGTGCTTTGATTCATGTTGAAGCACTCATCGACATGCTGAACGCGGGTTTAGATGTCAAAGCAATGAATTAA
- the ccmA gene encoding cytochrome c biogenesis heme-transporting ATPase CcmA — translation MLEVSNLTAIRDERVLFEDLQFEVKLGELIQIEGRNGTGKTTLLRIIAGLADRDDGFIKWKDEQIEQCRDVFHRDLLFLGHQTGVKRDLTALENLKFYQAIHNTPTSDESLFSVLAQVGLAGREDVLVGQLSAGQQRRVALARLWLSNQLLWILDEPLTAIDKQGVQVLESLFVAHAKQGGIVILTTHQDMFADNPLLRKIKLGD, via the coding sequence ATGTTAGAAGTCTCTAACCTTACCGCGATTCGTGATGAGCGGGTTTTATTTGAAGACCTACAATTTGAAGTTAAACTAGGTGAGTTAATTCAAATTGAAGGACGTAACGGTACAGGCAAAACAACATTATTACGAATCATTGCTGGTTTAGCAGACAGAGATGACGGATTCATCAAGTGGAAAGATGAGCAGATTGAACAATGCCGGGATGTTTTTCATCGAGACTTGCTCTTCTTGGGTCATCAAACCGGTGTTAAGCGAGATTTGACAGCATTAGAAAATTTGAAATTCTATCAAGCCATTCATAATACTCCGACCTCTGATGAATCACTATTTTCCGTATTGGCTCAAGTGGGGCTCGCAGGGCGAGAGGACGTGTTGGTTGGTCAACTTTCTGCAGGCCAACAGCGCCGCGTTGCTTTGGCCAGACTTTGGCTAAGTAATCAGCTTTTATGGATTTTAGACGAGCCTCTTACAGCAATAGATAAACAAGGCGTTCAAGTGTTGGAGTCTCTCTTTGTCGCACATGCGAAGCAAGGAGGAATCGTTATTCTTACTACCCATCAAGATATGTTCGCAGATAACCCTCTTCTTAGAAAAATTAAGCTAGGTGACTAG
- the ccmB gene encoding heme exporter protein CcmB, whose amino-acid sequence MISSMMTIIRRELLIAFRRQADILNPLWFFIIVITLFPLGVGPASDLLARIAAGIIWVAALLSALLSLERLFRDDFQDGALEQMMLMPIPLQLVVISKVMAHWLLTGLPLILISPLIAILLSLDFNTWLAVVLTLMIGTPTLSFIGAIGVALTVGLQKGGVLLSLLILPLFTPILIFATAAIDAAALGMAYNGQLAILGAMLAAAVTLTPFAISAALRISVN is encoded by the coding sequence ATGATTTCGTCGATGATGACCATTATTCGGCGCGAATTGCTGATCGCATTTCGTCGTCAAGCCGATATCCTCAATCCTCTGTGGTTTTTTATTATTGTGATCACTCTTTTTCCTCTCGGAGTTGGGCCAGCAAGTGATTTGTTAGCACGTATTGCAGCGGGCATCATTTGGGTTGCAGCCTTGCTATCGGCTTTATTATCATTGGAACGTCTATTTCGAGATGATTTTCAAGACGGCGCATTAGAACAAATGATGCTGATGCCGATCCCTTTACAACTTGTTGTTATTTCAAAGGTGATGGCACATTGGCTGTTGACTGGTTTGCCTTTAATTTTAATCAGTCCACTCATCGCGATTTTATTATCCTTAGATTTCAATACTTGGTTAGCGGTTGTATTGACACTAATGATTGGGACGCCTACGTTGAGCTTCATTGGGGCTATTGGCGTCGCTTTAACCGTGGGCTTACAAAAGGGGGGAGTACTATTGAGTTTACTTATTCTCCCTTTATTCACGCCAATTCTGATCTTTGCGACTGCTGCAATTGATGCCGCTGCATTGGGTATGGCGTATAACGGTCAATTGGCAATTTTAGGTGCGATGTTGGCCGCAGCAGTAACATTGACTCCATTTGCCATCAGTGCAGCATTAAGAATTAGTGTTAACTAG
- a CDS encoding protein phosphatase CheZ: MISIEQARSLVKMLENGEQNQANALVASIYESDGNPMFNEIGALTRDLHDSLKQFSIDQRMSEIAQAEIPDAKDRLQYVIDKTEQAANKTMDAVDCCFPIADNLHNCLLQVRPQWNSLMHGRIELNEFKALCHRIDELLTQVEGDSTELRGQLTDILMAQDFQDLTGQIIRRVITLVNEVEDRLIEILTVFSSSKLESKAQTTLEPSQTTLKPKSEAEGPILNPELREDAVSSQDEVDDLLSSLGF; encoded by the coding sequence ATGATCTCAATAGAGCAAGCGAGGTCACTCGTTAAAATGCTAGAAAATGGGGAACAAAACCAAGCAAATGCTTTGGTAGCATCGATCTATGAAAGTGATGGGAACCCAATGTTTAATGAAATTGGAGCACTGACTCGAGACCTTCATGATTCATTAAAGCAGTTCAGCATTGATCAGCGTATGAGTGAAATCGCGCAAGCAGAGATCCCCGACGCCAAAGATCGTTTACAGTATGTGATTGATAAAACAGAACAGGCCGCAAATAAAACCATGGATGCGGTCGATTGTTGTTTTCCAATTGCAGACAATTTGCACAACTGTTTGCTGCAAGTCCGTCCTCAGTGGAATTCTCTTATGCATGGCCGTATTGAACTGAATGAGTTTAAAGCACTTTGCCACCGCATCGATGAGTTACTGACTCAGGTCGAAGGGGATAGCACTGAACTACGTGGGCAGCTAACGGATATTCTTATGGCGCAAGATTTTCAAGATCTCACTGGTCAGATTATTCGTCGCGTCATTACTTTGGTTAATGAAGTTGAAGATCGTTTAATTGAGATTTTAACCGTATTCTCTAGCTCAAAGCTGGAATCTAAAGCGCAAACCACGCTTGAACCGTCACAAACAACACTTAAACCCAAAAGCGAAGCAGAAGGGCCAATCCTTAATCCTGAATTAAGGGAAGATGCCGTCTCGTCGCAGGACGAAGTCGACGACTTATTGTCCAGTCTTGGATTTTAA
- a CDS encoding chemotaxis protein CheW, translating to MSQAFEVEMKKNASNDEVLQWVTFQLEEETYGINVMQVREVLRYTEIAPVPGAPDYVLGIINLRGSVVTVIDTRSRFGLMEGEVTDNTRIIVIESERQVIGILVDSVAEVVYLRSSEIDTTPSVGTDESAKFIQGVSNRDGKLLILVDLNKLLSNDEWDEMAHL from the coding sequence ATGTCTCAAGCTTTTGAAGTAGAAATGAAGAAAAACGCATCGAATGATGAGGTACTTCAGTGGGTAACGTTCCAACTGGAAGAGGAAACGTACGGTATTAACGTAATGCAAGTTCGGGAAGTACTTCGTTATACTGAAATTGCTCCAGTACCAGGCGCACCAGACTATGTCTTAGGTATCATTAACCTACGTGGCAGCGTAGTGACGGTTATTGACACTCGCTCACGCTTTGGATTGATGGAAGGTGAAGTGACAGATAATACTCGTATTATTGTTATCGAGTCTGAGCGTCAAGTTATTGGTATACTAGTAGACAGCGTTGCTGAAGTTGTTTATCTGCGTTCTTCAGAAATTGACACAACACCATCAGTTGGAACTGATGAAAGTGCTAAGTTTATTCAGGGTGTGAGTAACCGAGATGGCAAACTACTCATCTTAGTTGATTTGAACAAGCTGCTTAGCAATGATGAATGGGATGAAATGGCTCATCTTTAA
- a CDS encoding ParA family protein, with amino-acid sequence MIVWSVANQKGGVGKTTSTVTLAGLLSQKGHRVLMVDTDPHASLTTYLGYDSDGLDSSLFDLFQLTVFSRDTVKPLIIQTELEGMDLIPAHMSLATLDRVMGNRGGMGLILKRALAAVSQDYDYVLIDCPPILGVMMVNALAASDRILIPVQTEFLAMKGLERMIRTLTIMQKSRPSGFKVTIVPTMYDKRTKASLQTLLQLKRDYPEQVWTSAVPIDTKFRDASLKRLPASHFASGSRGVFAYKQLLIYLQRLSFDEQ; translated from the coding sequence ATGATCGTTTGGAGCGTTGCTAACCAGAAAGGCGGTGTGGGGAAAACCACATCAACGGTGACATTGGCTGGTTTGCTGAGTCAAAAAGGCCATCGTGTTTTGATGGTTGATACTGACCCGCATGCGTCACTGACAACTTACCTTGGTTATGACTCAGATGGTTTAGACTCCAGTTTGTTTGATTTATTTCAACTGACTGTTTTTTCTCGAGATACGGTTAAACCATTGATCATACAAACCGAGTTAGAGGGAATGGACCTGATTCCTGCTCATATGTCACTGGCGACTCTGGACCGTGTGATGGGTAACCGAGGTGGAATGGGGCTTATCTTAAAGCGAGCGCTTGCCGCAGTATCACAAGACTATGATTACGTATTGATTGACTGTCCACCTATTCTTGGAGTGATGATGGTCAATGCATTGGCCGCCAGTGATCGCATTTTGATTCCAGTTCAAACGGAGTTTCTGGCCATGAAAGGGCTGGAGCGAATGATTCGAACGCTAACGATCATGCAAAAATCCCGTCCCAGTGGCTTCAAAGTGACCATTGTGCCAACGATGTATGATAAACGAACCAAAGCATCGTTACAGACATTACTTCAGTTGAAACGTGACTATCCAGAGCAAGTGTGGACGTCAGCTGTTCCAATTGATACTAAATTTAGAGATGCAAGCTTAAAGCGCTTACCGGCCTCACATTTTGCTTCAGGCAGTCGAGGCGTATTTGCCTACAAGCAGTTACTGATCTATTTGCAGAGGTTATCGTTTGATGAACAATAA